The Acipenser ruthenus chromosome 37, fAciRut3.2 maternal haplotype, whole genome shotgun sequence genome has a window encoding:
- the LOC117397883 gene encoding eukaryotic translation initiation factor 4E-binding protein 1-like — protein sequence MSSGCQKTFSRAIPTRRVTVDDASKMPQDYSTTPGGTLFSTTPGGTRIIYDRKFLMECRNSAVARTPPRYLPNIPGVTSPNTGEDKPQTLSHETNHVDKTAAGDDSLFEMDI from the exons atgtCTTCTGGTTGTCAGAAAACATTTAGCAGAGCTATCCCGACCCGACGGGTTACTGTGGACGACGCGTCCAAGATGCCGCAGGACTACTCCACCACGCCGGGAGGAACCCTGTTTAGTACCACCCCGGGag gTACCCGGATTATTTACGATCGTAAGTTCCTGATGGAGTGTCGCAATTCAGCCGTGGCCAGAACGCCACCCCGCTACCTTCCCAACATTCCAGGGGTCACCAGCCCCAACACCGGGGAGGACAAGCCCCAAACCCTCAGCCACGAAACCAACCACGTGGACAAGACTGCTGCCG GTGACGACTCCCTGTTTGAGATGGATATTTAA
- the LOC131706834 gene encoding nodal homolog 2-A-like: MRSHQFSLGLASSKKRIALSLYLYLSLSLLARGDRRTLLDTEKMEYRSSISFMSGFFVIFWTVFCSTEPIPFSRMEPRAALLGLSRGPSGNNGDASSSGPGAGVQTSMVSGLGYKNAYHSLRYPLYMMQLYRSFKTGDGTRATAAATASSIEENPVLHEADSVLSLIAKSCHQVGDKWTVTFDMSSISANEDVQLSELRIRIPHFSASGKLSVEIYHSHDRKCAGEEDGPCQDRLFLGSFGASPTDTDSAWKVFNVTAMLKYWLHQGASFPNGAQAPVRGESHPGEPDQVDTAAPEHRHRLRHQGSRGKVHHNTVDRVMMVVFSKQNESSFAAGAPTLIRAVEHSKYVVMDKGVVGDSGRRHKRNRKDRERVKLAGSIGDGVASPAEGNLKPLCRKVDMWVDFEQIGWNDWIVYPKRYNAFRCEGDCPSPVDESFQPTNHAYMQSLLKLYQPSRVPCPSCVPTKLIPQSMLYYENGEVVLRHHEDMIVEECGCH, encoded by the exons ATGAGGAGCCATCAGTTCAGTCTAGGACTAGCAAGCAGCAAGAAGCgcatcgctctctctctctatctctatctctctctctctctgctagcAAGAGGAGACAGGCGCACACTACTCGACACTGAGAAGATGGAATACCGCAGTTCTATTTCCTTCATGAGTGGCTTCTTTGTGATTTTTTGGACTGTTTTTTGCAGCACGGAACCCATTCCGTTCTCCAGAATGGAACCCAGGGCGGCTCTCCTTGGCCTGTCCCGGGGGCCAAGTGGCAACAACGGAGACGCCAGCAGCAGTGGACCCGGTGCCGGCGTGCAGACCTCCATGGTATCGGGACTCGGATACAAAAACGCCTACCACAGCCTCAGATACCCCCTGTACATGATGCAGCTGTACCGCTCTTTCAAGACTGGGGACGGGACCAGGGCAACTGCCGCAGCAACCGCCAGTAGCATTGAGGAGAACCCGGTGCTGCACGAAGCAGATTCCGTCCTGAGCTTGATTGCAAAAA gtTGCCATCAAGTAGGTGACAAATGGACCGTCACTTTCGACATGTCTTCCATTTCGGCCAACGAGGATGTCCAGCTGTCCGAGCTGCGGATCAGGATCCCTCATTTCTCCGCGTCCGGCAAGTTGTCTGTGGAGATCTACCATTCCCACGATCGCAAGTGCGCTGGCGAGGAGGACGGACCCTGCCAGGACCGCCTCTTCCTCGGCAGCTTCGGCGCCTCGCCCACCGATACCGACTCCGCCTGGAAGGTCTTCAACGTGACGGCCATGCTGAAGTACTGGCTCCACCAAGGGGCGAGCTTCCCTAACGGGGCCCAGGCACCGGTTAGGGGAGAGTCCCACCCCGGGGAGCCCGACCAGGTGGACACCGCTGCCCCGGAGCACAGGCACAGGCTGCGGCACCAGGGAAGCCGGGGAAAGGTGCACCACAACACGGTGGACAGAGTCATGATGGTGGTCTTCTCCAAGCAGAACGAATCCAGCTTCGCCGCGGGAGCCCCGACCCTCATTCGCGCCGTGGAGCACTCCAAGTATGTGGTGATGGATAAGGGCGTGGTGGGAGACAGCGGGCGCAGGCACAAGCGGAACCGCAAGGACCGGGAAAGAGTGAAGCTGGCGGGCAGCATCGGAGACGGGGTCGCCTCCCCGGCTGAAGGGAACCTCAAGCCGCTCTGCAGGAAGGTGGACATGTGGGTCGATTTCGAGCAGATAGGCTGGAACGACTGGATCGTCTACCCCAAGAGGTACAACGCGTTCAGATGCGAGGGGGACTGCCCCAGCCCTGTGGACGAGTCTTTCCAGCCCACAAACCACGCATACATGCAG aGTTTATTGAAGTTGTACCAGCCGAGTCGAGTACCGTGCCCGTCTTGCGTCCCGACCAAGCTCATCCCGCAATCCATGCTGTACTATGAGAACGGCGAGGTCGTTCTCCGTCACCACGAAGACATGATTGTGGAAGAATGCGGATGCCATTAA